A region of Paractinoplanes abujensis DNA encodes the following proteins:
- a CDS encoding CBS domain-containing protein — translation MRISDILRVKGERVVTVSPQTDVTQLLAVLAEHGIGAVIVAGAGGRVEGIVSERDIVRALAARGAAVLTEPVSAIATTQVRSVVRDAALEDVERLMTERRFRHVPVIEDDRLQGVVSIGDVVKFRIDELEHERSSLEGYITGERA, via the coding sequence ATGCGGATCAGCGACATTCTCCGGGTCAAGGGCGAGCGAGTGGTGACGGTGTCACCCCAGACCGATGTGACGCAGCTGCTGGCCGTCCTGGCCGAGCACGGGATCGGCGCGGTGATCGTGGCGGGTGCCGGCGGCCGGGTCGAGGGCATCGTCAGTGAGCGCGACATCGTGCGGGCGCTGGCCGCGCGGGGTGCGGCGGTGCTGACCGAGCCGGTGTCGGCGATCGCGACCACGCAGGTGCGCTCGGTGGTGCGCGACGCGGCGCTGGAGGACGTGGAGCGGCTGATGACCGAGCGGCGGTTCCGTCACGTGCCGGTGATCGAGGACGACCGGCTGCAGGGCGTGGTCAGCATCGGCGACGTGGTCAAGTTCCGCATCGACGAGCTCGAGCACGAACGGTCGAGCCTGGAGGGATACATCACCGGCGAGCGGGCTTGA
- a CDS encoding CGNR zinc finger domain-containing protein, protein MHLNPYGEDAVRLALSLITDPPSDDAAMVARCRAYDLVIELPVTKVDRRATAEFLAEWLTVIDATDHAERATRLNDLLKFASAYPRLTNHAGDGWHLHYRDPQQPLASVLRTLISVGTALHLAGRGMHRLGRCAAEHCDKPYADFSRTGKQSYCSPACANRDAVRRHRARAASTR, encoded by the coding sequence ATGCATCTCAACCCTTACGGCGAGGATGCCGTGCGGCTGGCCCTGTCGCTGATCACCGACCCGCCCTCCGACGACGCCGCGATGGTGGCCCGCTGCCGGGCTTACGACCTGGTCATCGAGCTGCCGGTCACGAAGGTGGACCGCCGGGCGACGGCCGAGTTCCTGGCCGAATGGCTCACCGTGATTGACGCCACCGACCACGCCGAACGGGCCACGCGGCTCAACGATCTGCTCAAGTTCGCGTCGGCCTACCCCCGGCTGACCAACCACGCCGGCGACGGGTGGCATCTTCACTACCGCGATCCGCAGCAGCCGCTGGCCTCGGTGCTGCGCACGCTGATCAGTGTCGGCACGGCCCTGCACCTGGCCGGCCGGGGCATGCATCGGCTGGGGCGCTGCGCCGCCGAGCACTGCGACAAGCCGTACGCGGACTTCAGCCGTACGGGAAAGCAGTCGTACTGCTCCCCGGCCTGCGCCAACCGCGACGCCGTCCGCCGGCACCGGGCCCGCGCCGCGTCCACCCGCTGA
- a CDS encoding sulfite exporter TauE/SafE family protein gives MEWLYGLEWQHVALLLVIAAAAGWVDAVVGGGGLVLVPALMLGLPGMSPVTALGTNKVASICGTTSAAITYARRTKIDWRTAGPAAGLAVVFSGLGALAASHIPASYFRPVIMVLLLLVLAFVVARPSFGVVMTEPSRTWRRRAAAVLLAGTVIACYDGILGPGTGTFLIITFTALLGLDFVASSATAKILNAGTNLGALLVFAAGGHVLWKLGLAMAVCNIVGARFGAGTALKRGAGFVRGVLVVVVVAMVARLATQYF, from the coding sequence GTGGAATGGCTGTACGGGTTGGAATGGCAGCACGTCGCGCTGCTGCTGGTGATCGCGGCTGCGGCCGGGTGGGTCGACGCGGTCGTCGGCGGGGGCGGGCTCGTGCTCGTGCCCGCGCTGATGCTCGGGCTGCCGGGCATGTCGCCGGTGACCGCGCTGGGCACCAACAAGGTGGCCAGCATCTGCGGCACGACGTCGGCGGCGATCACGTACGCCCGCCGTACGAAGATCGATTGGCGGACGGCCGGCCCGGCCGCGGGACTGGCCGTGGTCTTCTCGGGCCTCGGGGCGCTGGCCGCCTCGCACATCCCGGCGTCGTACTTCCGTCCCGTCATCATGGTGTTGCTGCTGCTCGTGCTGGCCTTCGTGGTGGCCCGGCCGTCGTTCGGCGTGGTGATGACCGAGCCGTCGCGCACGTGGCGCCGCCGGGCGGCCGCCGTGCTGCTGGCCGGCACGGTGATCGCCTGCTACGACGGCATCCTCGGCCCCGGCACGGGCACGTTCCTGATCATCACGTTCACCGCGCTGCTCGGGCTGGACTTCGTGGCCAGCTCGGCCACCGCCAAGATCCTGAACGCCGGCACGAACCTGGGCGCGTTGCTGGTGTTCGCGGCCGGCGGTCACGTGCTGTGGAAGCTGGGCCTGGCCATGGCCGTCTGCAACATCGTCGGCGCCCGGTTCGGAGCGGGCACGGCCCTCAAGCGCGGCGCCGGTTTCGTCCGCGGGGTGCTGGTGGTCGTCGTGGTCGCGATGGTGGCCCGCCTCGCCACTCAATACTTCTGA
- a CDS encoding diguanylate cyclase, whose protein sequence is MTRTAASRAATLTGFDVQAELGRGAFTTVHRIEHEGRRYALKRPTGPAGDDVLVSFQREAALLACVDDPGVARIFAAGRYRGDPALVLEHLPGGSLADLLGGGPLGPERVVELGAQLARGLAAAHRVGLVHRDVKPGNIMVAPGHPAKLIDFGLAQLGDGAGAAHDQAVGTFLYSSPEQSGMLKRPVDGRSDLYSLGVVLFECLTGRLPFEASDVGELLRRHAVAAPPDIAVLCPAADPALIAVIDRLLAKDPDDRYPDAGALLADLRNAPGGAAAAGPAAARWPLAGRETEREQLARRWRSARDGHGGVLRIRGPAGSGRSRLAEEVADQAAGCPVLFAAADPDAPLPMAALRSAIDGYLQSVRWLPAPGRATAEQHLREAAAAAGPALAARLSPRLAEIIGAVPEEGRDELVLAAAAAFLGDLARRAGGLVLVLDDAHWLSPATREVLDRLGPDLPGLPLLVVLTEPAGEPGPDVAADTVLDCEPLGRAAVDELIASRLPGARVTAELTGHVADRTGGNPFAVVAYLWRLIDAGLLSPLWGEWWFDEAGARALPAAEDVRDLLASRLADLPGDVREVLVPAAVAGARFRNETLIAAGLAEDQVVAAVAAALDRRVLETRTGGAYAFIHPLLREQLLATVPAERQQRLHAAVADALEAQPAALRDAEHVYAVARHHQRAGDRVPAGRRRRSALAAGLAALDDQAPQEALSYLREAVDGDPAPPTAVLHPLAVAYLRAGRIDESLATIRRAIAGEPDRRARARLLTTEIEAHHTVWHDTEALNAASRALGELRRPLPARGPALVLTTLGIALAGAFVRRTGRGSGTATGRRREDLAALAAVLDAGGYAAAIGLRLREALLLTMRALYAVNRLGPCPEYVRVYALAGYVTTVVKLRGVGGRCLDRAARTAAGLGDPGLGAYVEWMRGCAMLFGGQDDGTAWAETVSRNLRWYRPAQMLVGHSAIGLRRVLRGYVQDARSEYERGLSVLADPADALGTSFSMLGVLIPAIQGRPGDAATVLADMRAACPPGTATVAQRVNVVVAAACAAVEEGEFGDRFDAVVAEFHALGLRNRDLMQHHKWFYAFQSHGRMAQLRLATDEQRPAALARARAAVAQLRRVRRSSPLLNCSYLIGEAALALMRGDAAACIEWTDKAERIARRFDSPIVHFEVARFRARAFRQLGPAAESDRHARWALALAGQYGWELRRRQVRAEFGADDGGATGRRTVVGRRSDGGRSRRLEALQEVGAAAATVLDPRQMARVTLDEMLRILGAERALFFLLDEAGEPVPYAGRGASGADLTETTAYGTTLVRRVADEGEALVLTGTEQGAALGSQSAVVHGLRSILVVPVRFKGRTLGVLYLDSRMARGIFTADDVEVLIAMSSHLATSLETARAAQLQLAVQTARQQQAFAETLRASLAELSSIHDPAQLLRQLFATLSTQLGATAGCLLGAGDTGIMAVSGTAPAELLGTRPDVAVPGPAPVLVDDANLRTAVVLAVPLQHREGRAGVALLGGDGFDDTARKVAAALAFQGMAAYDNARLFSRVQELATTDELTGQHNRRHFYAIAGALVEAAARGGRSLAAVMLDIDKFKGINDTYGHGVGDEVIREVANRVRAGIRHSDVLGRYGGEEFAVVLPDHGDDSPAELAERMRAGVAGTPVPTRAGPIPVTISVGVALLAAQDTLDQVLARADHALYQAKETGRNRVVLAQGLSRN, encoded by the coding sequence GTGACGAGGACGGCCGCAAGCCGGGCAGCCACGCTGACCGGGTTCGACGTGCAGGCCGAGCTGGGCCGGGGCGCCTTCACGACCGTGCACCGGATCGAGCACGAAGGCCGCCGGTACGCCCTCAAACGCCCCACCGGCCCCGCCGGCGACGACGTGCTCGTCTCCTTCCAGCGGGAGGCGGCCCTGCTGGCCTGCGTCGACGACCCCGGCGTGGCCCGCATCTTCGCGGCCGGGCGCTACCGGGGCGATCCCGCGCTGGTGCTCGAGCATCTGCCCGGCGGCTCGCTGGCCGACCTGCTGGGCGGCGGCCCGCTCGGGCCGGAGCGGGTGGTCGAGCTGGGCGCCCAGCTGGCGCGGGGCCTGGCCGCCGCGCACCGGGTGGGGCTGGTGCACCGCGACGTCAAGCCGGGCAACATCATGGTCGCGCCGGGCCACCCGGCCAAGCTGATCGACTTCGGGCTGGCTCAGCTCGGTGACGGGGCCGGGGCCGCCCACGACCAGGCCGTGGGCACGTTCCTCTACAGCTCGCCCGAGCAATCGGGCATGCTCAAACGGCCTGTGGACGGGCGTTCCGACCTGTACTCGCTGGGCGTGGTGCTGTTCGAGTGCCTCACCGGGCGGCTGCCGTTCGAGGCGTCCGACGTGGGTGAGCTGCTGCGCCGGCACGCGGTCGCGGCCCCGCCCGACATCGCCGTCCTGTGCCCGGCCGCGGACCCGGCCCTGATCGCCGTGATCGACCGGCTGCTGGCCAAGGACCCCGACGACCGCTACCCGGACGCCGGGGCGCTGCTGGCCGACCTGCGAAACGCTCCCGGTGGTGCGGCCGCCGCCGGGCCCGCCGCCGCCCGCTGGCCGCTGGCCGGGCGGGAGACCGAGCGCGAGCAGCTGGCCCGGCGCTGGCGCAGCGCCCGCGACGGGCACGGTGGCGTGCTGCGCATCCGGGGTCCGGCCGGGTCGGGCCGCAGCCGCCTGGCCGAGGAGGTCGCCGACCAGGCCGCCGGCTGCCCGGTGCTGTTCGCCGCGGCCGACCCCGACGCCCCGCTGCCGATGGCCGCGCTGCGGTCGGCGATCGACGGCTACCTGCAGTCCGTACGGTGGCTGCCCGCACCCGGCCGCGCGACTGCCGAACAGCACCTGCGGGAGGCGGCCGCGGCGGCCGGGCCCGCGCTGGCCGCGCGGCTCTCCCCGAGGCTGGCCGAGATCATCGGGGCCGTCCCCGAGGAGGGCCGCGACGAGCTGGTGCTGGCCGCCGCGGCCGCCTTCCTGGGCGACCTGGCCCGGCGCGCGGGCGGCCTGGTGCTCGTCCTTGACGACGCGCACTGGCTGAGCCCGGCCACCCGCGAGGTGCTCGACCGGCTCGGGCCCGACCTGCCGGGGCTGCCGCTGCTGGTGGTGCTGACCGAGCCGGCCGGGGAACCGGGCCCGGACGTGGCGGCCGACACCGTGCTGGACTGCGAGCCGCTGGGCCGGGCGGCGGTGGACGAGCTGATCGCCTCGCGGCTGCCCGGCGCCCGGGTCACGGCCGAGCTGACCGGGCACGTCGCCGACCGTACGGGCGGGAATCCGTTCGCCGTCGTGGCGTATCTGTGGCGGCTGATCGACGCCGGCCTGCTCAGCCCGCTGTGGGGCGAATGGTGGTTCGACGAGGCCGGCGCCCGCGCCCTGCCCGCCGCCGAGGACGTGCGCGACCTGCTGGCGAGCCGGCTGGCCGACCTGCCGGGCGACGTCCGCGAGGTGCTCGTGCCGGCCGCGGTGGCCGGCGCCCGGTTCCGTAACGAGACGCTGATCGCGGCCGGGCTCGCCGAGGATCAGGTGGTCGCCGCGGTGGCGGCCGCCCTCGACCGGCGGGTGCTGGAGACCCGGACCGGCGGCGCGTACGCCTTCATCCACCCGCTGCTGCGCGAGCAGCTGCTGGCCACGGTGCCCGCCGAGCGGCAGCAGCGGCTGCACGCCGCCGTGGCCGACGCGCTGGAGGCCCAGCCCGCGGCGCTGCGCGACGCCGAGCACGTCTACGCCGTCGCCCGGCACCACCAGCGCGCCGGCGACCGGGTGCCGGCCGGGCGGCGCCGGCGCAGCGCGCTCGCGGCCGGGCTGGCCGCCCTCGACGACCAGGCCCCGCAGGAGGCGCTGAGCTATCTGCGCGAGGCCGTCGACGGTGATCCGGCGCCGCCCACCGCGGTCCTGCACCCGCTGGCCGTGGCCTACCTGCGCGCGGGACGCATCGACGAGTCGCTTGCGACCATCCGCCGGGCGATCGCGGGCGAACCCGACCGGCGGGCCCGGGCCCGGCTGCTCACCACCGAGATCGAGGCCCACCACACCGTCTGGCACGACACGGAGGCCCTGAACGCGGCCTCGCGGGCCCTCGGCGAGCTGCGCCGGCCGCTGCCCGCGCGCGGCCCGGCGCTGGTGCTCACCACGCTGGGCATCGCGCTGGCGGGCGCGTTCGTCAGGCGTACGGGACGGGGGTCGGGAACCGCCACGGGCCGGCGCCGGGAGGACCTCGCCGCGCTGGCCGCCGTTCTCGACGCCGGGGGCTACGCCGCCGCGATCGGGCTCCGGTTGCGCGAGGCGCTGCTGCTCACGATGCGGGCCCTGTACGCGGTGAACCGGCTCGGCCCGTGCCCCGAGTACGTGCGGGTGTACGCACTGGCCGGCTACGTCACCACTGTCGTCAAGCTGCGCGGGGTGGGCGGCCGCTGCCTGGACCGGGCGGCGCGCACGGCCGCCGGCCTGGGTGACCCCGGGCTGGGCGCCTACGTCGAGTGGATGCGCGGTTGCGCGATGCTGTTCGGCGGCCAGGACGACGGCACCGCCTGGGCCGAGACGGTCAGCCGCAACCTGCGCTGGTACCGCCCGGCCCAGATGCTGGTCGGCCACTCCGCCATCGGCCTGCGGCGGGTGCTGCGCGGCTACGTGCAGGACGCCCGGTCCGAGTACGAGCGGGGGCTGTCCGTGCTGGCCGACCCGGCCGACGCGCTGGGCACCTCGTTCAGCATGCTCGGGGTGCTGATCCCGGCCATCCAGGGCCGGCCCGGCGACGCCGCCACGGTGCTGGCCGACATGCGCGCGGCCTGCCCGCCGGGGACGGCCACGGTCGCGCAGCGGGTCAACGTCGTGGTCGCGGCCGCCTGCGCCGCCGTCGAGGAGGGCGAGTTCGGCGACCGGTTCGACGCCGTCGTCGCGGAGTTCCACGCTCTCGGGCTGCGCAACCGCGACCTGATGCAGCACCACAAGTGGTTCTACGCGTTCCAGTCGCACGGCCGGATGGCCCAGCTGCGCCTGGCCACCGACGAGCAGCGCCCGGCCGCGCTGGCCCGGGCCCGGGCCGCCGTGGCCCAGCTGCGCCGGGTGCGGCGCAGCTCGCCGCTGCTGAACTGCTCCTACCTGATCGGCGAGGCCGCCCTGGCCCTGATGCGGGGCGACGCCGCCGCGTGCATCGAGTGGACCGACAAGGCCGAGCGGATCGCCCGCCGGTTCGACTCGCCGATCGTGCACTTCGAGGTGGCCCGGTTCCGCGCCCGCGCGTTCCGGCAGCTCGGGCCGGCCGCCGAGAGCGACCGCCACGCCCGCTGGGCGCTCGCGCTGGCCGGGCAGTACGGCTGGGAGCTGCGCCGGCGGCAGGTGCGGGCCGAGTTCGGGGCCGACGACGGCGGCGCGACCGGGCGGCGCACGGTGGTCGGCCGGCGCTCCGACGGGGGCCGCAGCCGCCGGCTCGAGGCGCTGCAGGAGGTCGGCGCGGCCGCGGCCACGGTGCTCGACCCGCGGCAGATGGCCCGGGTCACGCTGGACGAGATGCTGCGGATCCTGGGCGCCGAGCGGGCCTTGTTCTTCCTGCTCGACGAGGCCGGTGAGCCGGTGCCGTACGCCGGGCGGGGCGCGAGCGGGGCCGACCTGACCGAGACCACCGCGTACGGCACCACGCTGGTGCGCCGGGTCGCCGACGAGGGCGAGGCGCTGGTGCTGACCGGCACCGAGCAGGGCGCCGCCTTGGGCTCGCAGAGCGCGGTCGTGCACGGCCTGCGCAGCATCCTGGTCGTGCCGGTGCGGTTCAAGGGCCGGACCCTGGGCGTGCTCTACCTGGACAGCCGGATGGCGCGGGGCATCTTCACCGCCGACGACGTCGAGGTGCTGATCGCGATGAGCAGCCACCTGGCCACCTCGCTGGAGACCGCCCGCGCGGCCCAGCTGCAGCTGGCCGTGCAGACCGCCCGCCAGCAGCAGGCGTTCGCCGAGACGCTGCGGGCCAGCCTGGCCGAGCTGAGCAGCATCCACGACCCGGCCCAGCTGCTGCGGCAGCTCTTCGCGACGCTCAGCACGCAACTCGGCGCGACCGCCGGATGCCTGCTCGGCGCGGGCGACACGGGGATCATGGCCGTCTCCGGGACGGCACCGGCTGAGCTGCTCGGCACCAGGCCCGACGTGGCGGTGCCGGGCCCGGCCCCGGTGCTCGTCGACGACGCGAACCTCCGTACGGCGGTGGTGCTCGCGGTTCCGCTGCAGCACCGGGAGGGCCGGGCCGGGGTGGCGCTGCTGGGCGGGGACGGCTTCGACGACACCGCGCGCAAGGTGGCGGCGGCGCTGGCCTTCCAGGGCATGGCCGCCTACGACAACGCGCGGCTGTTCAGCCGGGTGCAGGAGCTGGCCACCACCGACGAGCTGACCGGGCAGCACAACCGCCGCCACTTCTACGCCATCGCCGGCGCGCTGGTCGAGGCGGCCGCGCGCGGCGGCCGGTCGCTGGCGGCGGTGATGCTCGACATCGACAAGTTCAAGGGCATCAACGACACGTACGGGCACGGGGTCGGCGACGAGGTGATCCGCGAGGTGGCCAACCGGGTGCGGGCCGGCATCAGGCACTCCGACGTGCTCGGCCGGTACGGCGGCGAGGAGTTCGCGGTGGTGCTGCCCGACCACGGCGACGACTCCCCGGCGGAGCTGGCCGAGCGCATGCGGGCCGGCGTGGCCGGGACTCCCGTGCCCACACGGGCTGGGCCGATCCCGGTGACGATCAGCGTCGGCGTGGCCCTCCTGGCCGCGCAGGACACGCTGGACCAGGTGCTGGCCCGGGCCGACCACGCGCTCTACCAGGCCAAGGAGACCGGCCGCAACCGCGTCGTGCTGGCTCAGGGTCTGTCTCGTAACTGA
- a CDS encoding TetR/AcrR family transcriptional regulator, whose translation MPKIVDHERRRAEIVGAFLTVVAREGLAGAGSRAIAAELGVGAGALWHYFDSLDAVVSAACQRVLEEVDTRIAAAAQDRRGLAALDATLREILPVSGQARDEAEVMIGFWGRLAVSRRPGPAATEALARWGDVVRRQLTEAVEDGELRPGVPVAALADVLLSVAIGQQVHAVLAAPATDPEGALTLVEHCLSPWRQLQEATAQGLSRH comes from the coding sequence TTGCCCAAGATTGTTGACCACGAGCGACGGCGGGCCGAGATCGTCGGCGCCTTCCTGACCGTGGTGGCCCGTGAGGGCCTCGCGGGGGCGGGCAGCCGGGCCATCGCGGCCGAACTCGGCGTGGGCGCGGGAGCTCTCTGGCACTACTTCGACAGCCTCGACGCGGTCGTCTCGGCGGCCTGCCAGCGTGTGCTCGAGGAGGTCGACACGCGCATCGCGGCCGCCGCGCAGGACCGGCGCGGGCTGGCCGCCCTGGACGCCACGCTGCGCGAGATCCTGCCGGTCAGCGGTCAGGCCCGCGACGAGGCCGAGGTGATGATCGGCTTCTGGGGCCGGCTCGCGGTCAGCCGCCGGCCCGGCCCGGCCGCCACCGAGGCCCTGGCCCGCTGGGGCGACGTGGTGCGCCGCCAGCTCACCGAGGCCGTCGAGGACGGCGAGTTGCGCCCCGGGGTGCCCGTGGCCGCCCTGGCCGACGTGCTGCTCTCGGTGGCGATCGGCCAGCAGGTGCACGCCGTGCTGGCCGCGCCCGCGACCGATCCGGAGGGCGCCTTGACCCTGGTCGAGCACTGCCTCAGCCCGTGGCGCCAGCTGCAGGAGGCCACCGCCCAGGGGCTGTCTCGTCACTGA
- a CDS encoding glutamate-cysteine ligase family protein, with translation MTPLDERIAALLLADHAFAPATPGFVGAAVELRAALGERHTLRHGFLSPRSPRTAVLSGPPSPGLEASIARMADDLDAATPLIGEVRPGGVRVALEAGLEGGGPLGLTRRWALAGTLAPVLAAAFANSPAPDGRRSTRQARHRGLPVLRAISDPRRAWAAYVLEQPGRTGAGLAGLARHVDALRPPVAARGHLEIDVADRQPRDGWRVVVAVTAVLMDDPRAAAAAEQITAPLAAEPALWQRAAHDALSDPVLAAAARACFVEAYGTLARHGASRDLRDQVAEFTERYVMRGRCPADDVLDAVKPARR, from the coding sequence GTGACACCCCTGGACGAGCGGATCGCCGCCCTGCTTCTGGCTGACCACGCGTTCGCGCCGGCCACGCCCGGCTTCGTCGGCGCCGCGGTCGAGCTGCGGGCCGCGCTGGGCGAACGGCACACCCTGCGGCACGGCTTCCTCAGCCCGCGCTCCCCGCGCACGGCCGTGCTGAGCGGGCCACCCTCCCCCGGCCTGGAGGCCAGCATCGCGCGCATGGCCGACGACCTCGACGCCGCCACACCCCTGATCGGCGAGGTCCGGCCGGGCGGCGTCCGGGTGGCGCTCGAGGCGGGCCTGGAAGGCGGCGGCCCGCTCGGGCTGACCCGCCGCTGGGCCCTGGCCGGCACGCTCGCCCCCGTGCTGGCGGCGGCGTTCGCGAACTCCCCCGCGCCCGACGGCCGGCGCAGCACCCGCCAGGCCCGGCACCGCGGGCTGCCGGTGCTGCGCGCGATCAGCGACCCCCGGCGGGCCTGGGCGGCGTACGTGCTGGAACAACCCGGCCGCACCGGGGCGGGGCTGGCCGGCCTGGCCCGGCACGTCGACGCGCTGCGCCCGCCGGTGGCCGCGCGCGGGCATCTCGAGATCGACGTGGCCGACCGGCAGCCCCGCGACGGCTGGCGCGTGGTGGTCGCGGTGACGGCCGTGCTGATGGACGACCCGCGGGCGGCGGCCGCGGCCGAGCAGATCACCGCGCCGCTGGCCGCCGAACCCGCCCTCTGGCAACGGGCCGCCCACGACGCGCTGAGCGACCCGGTGCTGGCCGCCGCCGCACGGGCCTGCTTCGTCGAGGCGTACGGCACCCTGGCCCGGCACGGCGCGTCCCGCGACCTGCGGGACCAGGTCGCGGAGTTCACCGAGCGCTACGTCATGCGCGGACGCTGCCCCGCCGACGACGTGCTGGACGCCGTCAAGCCCGCTCGCCGGTGA
- a CDS encoding STAS domain-containing protein — MQPDATIHHEPADADGLVVASLSGELDLDRADVVRDRLAAIASDPACRYLRVDVAGLDFIDSYGLGALVSARNSAAASGVTLTLAEPSPPVRKAIEVTGLGHVFGL; from the coding sequence ATGCAACCGGACGCCACGATTCACCACGAACCGGCCGATGCCGACGGCCTGGTCGTCGCCTCGCTCAGCGGGGAGCTCGACCTCGACCGGGCCGATGTGGTGCGGGATCGGCTGGCCGCGATCGCCTCCGACCCCGCCTGCCGTTATCTGCGGGTCGACGTGGCCGGGCTCGACTTCATCGATTCGTACGGGCTGGGTGCCCTGGTCAGTGCCCGTAACAGCGCGGCCGCCTCGGGTGTGACGCTGACGCTGGCCGAGCCGTCGCCGCCGGTGCGCAAGGCCATCGAGGTCACCGGCCTGGGGCACGTGTTCGGTCTGTGA
- a CDS encoding methyl-accepting chemotaxis protein translates to MSVFALSEPVAQPGTSRRSFDDLSVKVKVLTAVATAALVALVVGIMGLTALSSASNSAQLIYTSNVASIKAAGQIRAMITEARLDTANQALSVDQAGTEKFEKAFEEDRQAFGAALTAYRNSMPAGDPAVIDKLQGQWETYVNLVETELLPAGRANQLTRWAQTRDSQVMPVIDQAYASMDVLDKAENADAAKNAAAARAGFESNRAWSIGVLVVGLLLALALGFWVAQRIVGSLGKVTVVCDGLADGDLTRTSGLTSADEPGRMGRSLDSAMARLRTTVQTIEASAASLAGASDRMTGTATQIASSAEETSVQAQAVSAAAEQVSRSVDSVSAGGEQMGASIREISQNAAEAARVAAEAVSVTATTSATMGKLGESSAEIGNVIKTITAIAEQTNLLALNATIEAARAGEMGKGFAVVASEVKDLAQETARATEDISKRVEAIQADTSGAVMAIEEISLVIERISDFQTTIASAVEEQTATTAEMNRSVTEAAHGSGEIAANITGVAEAARLTSQGVAETQEATAELARMSSELRSVVSAFRV, encoded by the coding sequence ATGAGCGTGTTCGCGCTCAGCGAGCCGGTGGCGCAGCCGGGGACCAGCCGGCGTTCCTTCGACGATCTCAGTGTCAAGGTGAAGGTGCTGACCGCGGTGGCCACCGCGGCCCTCGTGGCGTTGGTCGTCGGCATCATGGGGCTGACCGCGCTGAGCAGCGCGAGCAACTCCGCGCAGCTGATCTACACCAGCAACGTGGCCAGCATCAAGGCCGCGGGGCAGATCCGCGCGATGATCACCGAGGCCCGGCTCGACACGGCCAACCAGGCCCTCTCCGTCGATCAGGCCGGCACGGAGAAGTTCGAGAAGGCGTTCGAGGAGGACCGGCAGGCCTTCGGGGCCGCGCTGACGGCCTACCGCAACAGCATGCCGGCGGGGGATCCGGCCGTCATCGACAAGCTGCAGGGCCAGTGGGAAACCTACGTCAACCTGGTGGAGACCGAGCTCCTCCCGGCCGGCCGGGCCAACCAGCTCACCAGGTGGGCGCAGACGCGCGACAGCCAGGTCATGCCGGTGATCGACCAGGCCTACGCCAGCATGGACGTCCTGGACAAGGCGGAGAACGCGGACGCCGCGAAGAACGCCGCCGCGGCCCGGGCCGGCTTCGAGTCCAACCGGGCCTGGTCGATCGGTGTGCTCGTCGTCGGTCTGCTGCTGGCGCTCGCGCTGGGGTTCTGGGTGGCGCAGCGCATCGTCGGCTCGCTGGGCAAGGTCACGGTGGTCTGCGACGGGCTGGCCGACGGCGACCTGACCCGCACCTCCGGGCTGACCAGCGCGGACGAGCCGGGACGGATGGGCCGCTCGCTCGACAGCGCGATGGCCCGGCTGCGCACGACAGTCCAGACGATCGAGGCGTCCGCGGCTTCGCTGGCCGGCGCGTCCGACCGGATGACCGGCACCGCCACCCAGATCGCGTCGTCCGCCGAGGAGACCTCGGTGCAGGCCCAGGCCGTGTCGGCCGCCGCCGAGCAGGTGTCCCGCAGCGTCGACAGCGTGTCGGCGGGCGGCGAGCAGATGGGCGCGTCGATCCGGGAGATCTCACAGAACGCGGCCGAGGCGGCCCGGGTCGCGGCCGAAGCCGTCAGCGTCACCGCCACCACGTCGGCCACCATGGGCAAGCTGGGCGAGTCGTCGGCCGAGATCGGCAACGTGATCAAGACGATCACCGCGATCGCCGAGCAGACCAACCTGCTCGCCCTCAACGCCACCATCGAGGCGGCCCGGGCCGGCGAGATGGGCAAGGGCTTCGCCGTGGTCGCCTCCGAGGTCAAGGACCTGGCCCAGGAGACGGCACGGGCCACCGAGGACATCTCGAAGCGGGTCGAGGCCATTCAGGCCGACACGAGCGGCGCGGTCATGGCGATCGAGGAGATCTCGCTCGTGATCGAACGGATCAGCGACTTCCAGACCACGATCGCCTCGGCCGTGGAGGAACAGACGGCCACCACCGCCGAGATGAACCGCAGCGTCACCGAGGCCGCCCACGGCTCGGGCGAGATCGCCGCCAACATCACCGGCGTGGCCGAGGCGGCCCGCCTGACCAGCCAGGGCGTCGCCGAGACCCAGGAAGCCACGGCCGAACTGGCCCGCATGTCCTCAGAGCTACGCAGCGTAGTCTCAGCCTTCCGCGTCTAA